One Bacteroidales bacterium DNA segment encodes these proteins:
- a CDS encoding penicillin acylase family protein — protein sequence MKIFKRILQGLLILLAVVAIAGYFFVNHIAKKALPDYDKPVELSGLFDEVNVYHDDYAVPHIYAKNEHDLYLTTGYLMAQDRLWQMDLLRRVTMGRLSEIFGEDMIGADHLLRALRIPEKSRLVLSNSDENLILALQAFVDGVNQFIENNQKKLSPEFTILGYQPEPWEPIHTVNLIGYMAWDLAGSWKTEITLYKLMSQVEEEKFVQLIPDLNQHRTLVHPAIGFKSTSDMFEMLDHNKILQELGLEVFSGSNNWAVAGSKSETGQPILSNDMHLGFGAPGIWYQIHQVIEGQLNVTGVALPGAPVIVVGHNENIAWGMTNLYVDEMDFYLETLNDDGTKYLLDDEWLDLDVVQEMIITKKGDTVVKEIQFTHRGPIVSGFKKVGDQAISKRWTGNDYSNELRSIYLLNQASNWDEFRDALSTFGAVSQNVIYADVEGNIGLQTAGAVPMRNAGGNPILPLPGNTREHDWTGMIPFEELPYTYNPPEGYVASANNRTVGDEYPYYIGYWYDMPFRIDRIREMLEAKEKLGVDDFKVMLGDFKSKAVEEYIDDMVQILSLQSDLSSNERKAMEMLAAWDMVLTKESSEASIFEQFYQTFIRNILLDEMGADLYREFGDGLIRNMFDRIWKNPGSSWVNNINTDQVETFEQMVVLSFRETIQWLEENMGADPDNWKWGEIHQLSINHPMGSVKILDRIFGLNKGPFPVGGSFHTVNPKAYSFHNPYAVVHGASQRHIFNMGNLKESYVVIPTGTSGIPASKYYVSQIEMFINNQYKKDLWLKQDVINGAKYHAIISPQ from the coding sequence ATGAAAATCTTCAAACGAATCCTCCAGGGCCTTCTGATTTTGCTGGCCGTTGTAGCTATTGCGGGCTACTTCTTTGTGAATCATATTGCAAAAAAAGCATTGCCCGATTATGACAAACCCGTCGAGTTAAGCGGCCTGTTTGACGAAGTGAACGTTTACCACGATGACTATGCCGTTCCGCATATTTATGCCAAAAATGAGCACGATCTTTACCTGACAACCGGCTACCTGATGGCGCAGGACCGTCTGTGGCAAATGGATTTGCTGCGCCGGGTCACCATGGGGCGACTTTCCGAGATTTTCGGGGAAGATATGATTGGAGCGGACCACCTGCTCAGGGCGCTGCGGATACCCGAAAAATCGCGTTTGGTTCTTTCTAATTCCGATGAGAACCTGATTCTTGCACTCCAGGCTTTTGTCGATGGTGTGAACCAGTTTATTGAAAACAACCAGAAAAAACTCTCCCCGGAATTTACAATCCTGGGTTATCAACCTGAACCCTGGGAACCAATACACACTGTTAACCTGATTGGTTATATGGCATGGGATCTTGCCGGTTCGTGGAAAACTGAGATAACGCTTTACAAACTCATGTCACAGGTTGAAGAAGAAAAATTCGTTCAGCTCATCCCCGATTTGAACCAGCATAGAACTTTGGTGCATCCGGCCATTGGCTTCAAAAGTACTTCGGATATGTTTGAGATGCTTGACCATAACAAGATACTTCAGGAGCTAGGCCTCGAGGTTTTCAGCGGCAGCAACAACTGGGCTGTTGCAGGATCGAAAAGCGAAACTGGGCAACCTATTCTTTCAAACGATATGCACCTGGGTTTTGGCGCCCCGGGAATCTGGTATCAGATACACCAGGTAATCGAAGGCCAGTTGAATGTTACAGGAGTTGCGCTTCCGGGCGCGCCCGTGATTGTTGTCGGGCATAACGAAAACATTGCCTGGGGAATGACCAATCTGTATGTGGATGAAATGGATTTTTATCTCGAAACACTGAATGATGACGGAACCAAATATCTGCTGGATGATGAATGGCTTGATCTTGACGTCGTACAGGAAATGATCATAACCAAAAAGGGAGATACTGTGGTTAAAGAGATTCAGTTTACCCACCGCGGGCCGATAGTTTCAGGGTTTAAAAAAGTAGGCGATCAGGCCATTTCCAAACGTTGGACCGGCAACGATTATAGCAATGAATTGCGAAGTATTTATTTGCTGAACCAGGCGAGCAACTGGGATGAGTTTCGTGATGCCCTAAGCACATTTGGCGCTGTCAGCCAGAATGTGATTTATGCCGATGTAGAAGGCAATATTGGATTGCAAACCGCAGGGGCAGTTCCAATGCGCAACGCCGGAGGAAATCCAATTCTGCCACTGCCCGGGAATACCCGCGAACATGATTGGACCGGCATGATCCCGTTTGAAGAACTTCCTTACACCTATAATCCGCCTGAGGGTTATGTAGCTTCTGCCAACAACCGCACCGTTGGTGATGAGTATCCTTATTACATTGGTTATTGGTATGATATGCCTTTCCGGATTGACCGCATCCGCGAAATGTTGGAAGCAAAGGAAAAGCTTGGAGTTGATGATTTTAAAGTTATGTTGGGAGATTTTAAATCAAAAGCGGTTGAGGAATACATTGATGACATGGTTCAAATATTGTCATTGCAATCCGATCTTAGTAGCAACGAAAGGAAGGCAATGGAGATGCTGGCAGCATGGGATATGGTTCTGACGAAAGAAAGCAGCGAGGCAAGTATTTTTGAGCAGTTTTATCAAACCTTTATCAGGAACATTCTGCTTGATGAGATGGGGGCCGATCTTTACAGGGAATTCGGCGACGGTCTGATCCGCAACATGTTCGATCGCATCTGGAAAAACCCGGGATCATCATGGGTAAATAATATCAACACTGATCAGGTTGAAACCTTTGAACAAATGGTGGTGCTGAGTTTCAGGGAAACCATACAATGGCTGGAAGAAAACATGGGCGCCGATCCTGACAACTGGAAATGGGGTGAGATCCATCAATTGAGCATCAATCATCCAATGGGTTCGGTGAAAATCCTTGATCGCATTTTTGGATTGAACAAGGGGCCTTTCCCGGTTGGTGGCAGTTTTCATACTGTGAACCCAAAGGCATACAGTTTTCATAATCCCTATGCTGTGGTGCATGGGGCTTCTCAAAGGCATATTTTTAATATGGGCAATTTAAAAGAATCTTATGTGGTGATCCCAACCGGAACGTCGGGAATACCTGCCAGCAAATATTATGTTAGCCAGATTGAAATGTTCATCAACAACCAATACAAAAAAGACCTGTGGCTCAAGCAGGATGTGATAAACGGGGCAAAATACCACGCAATTATCAGCCCGCAATAA
- a CDS encoding LEA type 2 family protein — MKKILLAIFSLILILPSCDILQQVGEMQMLSKCEFRINTVTDIHLAGVNVSNKQDISDVNTMDVLMLTNGVLSNNLPLNLKLNLQVKNPNDQTASLNRIDWVLFIDDLQMIEGTINERFSVGPNATSMLPVQIGFNLAEALSDERADTIIDFALGLAEGSGKTTRVMIKLKPSVMVGQRSIMYPGWIEVRNDFTAQ, encoded by the coding sequence ATGAAAAAAATACTTTTAGCAATTTTTAGCCTGATTCTGATTCTTCCTTCCTGCGATATTCTGCAACAAGTTGGGGAAATGCAGATGTTGTCGAAATGTGAGTTCAGGATCAATACCGTGACCGATATCCATTTGGCCGGTGTAAATGTTTCAAACAAACAGGACATTTCGGATGTCAATACAATGGATGTGCTAATGTTGACCAATGGTGTGCTTAGTAACAACCTGCCTTTGAATCTTAAGTTGAACCTACAGGTAAAAAATCCCAACGATCAAACCGCATCCCTCAACCGCATTGATTGGGTTCTTTTCATTGATGATTTGCAAATGATTGAAGGAACAATCAATGAAAGATTTTCTGTTGGCCCTAATGCAACTTCCATGTTGCCCGTACAGATCGGCTTTAACTTGGCTGAAGCCCTCAGCGACGAAAGGGCCGATACAATCATTGACTTTGCCCTTGGCTTAGCTGAAGGTTCCGGGAAAACTACCCGCGTGATGATCAAACTCAAGCCATCGGTAATGGTCGGACAGCGCAGTATCATGTATCCCGGCTGGATAGAGGTTCGCAATGATTTTACTGCGCAGTAA
- a CDS encoding DUF819 family protein: MSMIILAIFYVFTPLLILHLCHRFPFVNKLGAVIIAYLVGLIVGNIGLLPGMGTYLNEYLTINPKATADDVKALLSEGLLSENELLAFNIYKLRDLLMSITILLAIPLMLFSANIKQWSQMAGKTLASLIIGMFSVVLVIVSGFFIFQGKGMPDLWKVAGLLIGVYTGGTPNLASLKLMLNVDANTYILTHTYDLVIGVFYLAFLMTIGQKLFHRFLPKFPIPLDEIKVKDLDGKDPFWGIFQREIFYPLFKAYALAIAILAIGGGLSMLVPERMVMVVVILTITTLGLLVSLIPSINRIEKTFESGMYLILIFSIVVASMADVRNFAGLTPGLFGYVTLAVFGSLFLHVLLSKLFKVDADTTMITSVAFICSPPFVPVIAGALGNRHIVITGITIGIIGYAVGNYLGYLVATVLSSF; this comes from the coding sequence ATGTCAATGATCATCCTTGCCATTTTTTATGTGTTTACCCCCCTGCTGATCCTTCATCTCTGTCACCGGTTTCCTTTTGTAAATAAACTGGGAGCTGTGATTATTGCTTATTTAGTAGGATTGATTGTAGGGAATATCGGTCTATTGCCTGGTATGGGAACCTACCTGAATGAGTATTTAACCATCAACCCTAAAGCTACTGCTGATGATGTAAAGGCTCTGCTATCCGAAGGACTGCTTTCAGAAAATGAACTACTGGCGTTCAATATTTATAAGCTTCGCGATTTGCTGATGAGTATCACCATACTGCTGGCCATACCACTGATGTTGTTTTCAGCGAATATCAAGCAATGGAGCCAGATGGCCGGAAAAACGCTAGCTTCCCTGATTATCGGGATGTTTTCGGTTGTGCTGGTGATCGTATCAGGTTTCTTTATTTTTCAGGGAAAGGGAATGCCCGATTTGTGGAAGGTTGCAGGTCTTTTGATCGGAGTTTATACTGGTGGAACGCCAAACCTTGCGTCGCTGAAACTGATGCTTAATGTGGATGCCAACACCTATATCCTCACACACACTTACGATCTTGTGATCGGTGTCTTTTACCTTGCCTTCCTGATGACCATCGGACAAAAATTATTTCACCGTTTTTTGCCTAAATTTCCAATTCCACTTGATGAAATCAAGGTTAAAGATCTAGATGGCAAGGATCCATTCTGGGGCATTTTTCAGCGTGAGATATTTTATCCTCTGTTCAAAGCCTATGCTTTGGCTATTGCCATTTTAGCGATAGGAGGAGGTTTAAGCATGCTCGTTCCGGAGCGCATGGTCATGGTAGTTGTGATCCTCACCATTACAACCCTTGGGCTTCTAGTTTCACTGATACCCTCCATTAACCGCATTGAAAAAACCTTTGAATCCGGGATGTACCTGATCCTGATTTTCTCAATCGTGGTGGCTTCAATGGCGGATGTAAGGAACTTTGCCGGTTTGACCCCAGGTTTGTTTGGTTATGTTACACTGGCTGTTTTTGGATCTCTTTTCCTGCATGTATTGCTGAGTAAGCTTTTCAAGGTTGATGCCGATACTACCATGATCACCTCGGTGGCGTTTATCTGTTCACCGCCATTTGTGCCGGTTATTGCAGGTGCGCTTGGAAACCGTCATATCGTTATCACAGGTATTACAATAGGTATTATCGGCTATGCCGTAGGAAATTACCTGGGATACCTGGTTGCTACCGTGCTAAGCAGTTTTTAA
- the lysS gene encoding lysine--tRNA ligase, which translates to MTFSEQEIIRRESLQQLNELGINPFPSETFNVNVTTTEIHKNFPADETLYQDVSIAGRIMGRRIMGAASFVEFQDSVGHIQLYVKRDDICPDEDKTLYNTVFKRHLDIGDIIGVRGFVFITKMGEITIHVKELKLLSKSLHPLPIVKEKEDQVFDAFTDPEQRYRQRYVDLIVNPEVKETFIKRALLINSMRNFLNTKGYLEVETPVLQPLYGGAAAKPFKTFHNTLDMTLYLRIANELYLKRLIVGGFDGVYEFAKDFRNEGMSRFHNPEFTQMELYVAYKDYEWMMNLVEEMIERIALNLHGSTEVQVGDHKIDFKRPWKRFTMYEAIQNFTGIDISNLDEAELRKTAAELKVPLTPAMAKGKIIDEIFGELCEPNLIQPTFITDYPLEMSPLAKKHASKPGLVERFEMIVNGKELCNAFSELNDPIDQRERFEAQLELGKRGDDESMVLDEDFLRALEYGMPPTAGLGIGIDRLTMIMTNSPSIQDVIFFPQMRPEK; encoded by the coding sequence ATGACATTCAGCGAACAGGAAATTATACGCAGGGAATCCTTGCAGCAGCTTAACGAACTCGGGATAAACCCTTTCCCCTCCGAAACTTTTAACGTTAACGTAACCACCACCGAAATTCATAAGAACTTTCCGGCAGATGAAACCCTTTACCAGGATGTAAGCATTGCCGGTCGCATCATGGGGCGCCGTATCATGGGCGCCGCTTCTTTTGTGGAGTTTCAGGACAGTGTTGGCCATATTCAACTATACGTTAAACGCGATGATATTTGTCCGGACGAAGATAAAACCCTCTACAATACAGTTTTTAAAAGACACCTCGATATCGGCGACATCATTGGCGTTCGTGGTTTTGTGTTCATCACCAAAATGGGCGAGATTACCATTCATGTCAAAGAACTGAAACTGTTGAGCAAGTCGCTGCATCCGCTGCCCATTGTAAAGGAAAAGGAAGATCAGGTCTTTGATGCTTTTACCGACCCTGAACAACGTTATCGTCAGCGTTATGTGGATTTGATCGTGAACCCCGAAGTAAAAGAAACATTCATCAAGCGCGCACTACTGATCAATTCCATGCGCAACTTTCTGAACACTAAGGGATACCTCGAAGTGGAAACCCCGGTCTTGCAACCACTTTACGGAGGCGCTGCAGCCAAGCCTTTCAAAACATTCCACAACACTCTTGATATGACTCTTTACCTTCGGATCGCCAATGAGCTTTACCTGAAAAGGCTGATTGTGGGTGGGTTCGATGGCGTTTATGAATTTGCCAAGGATTTCCGCAACGAGGGAATGAGCCGTTTCCACAACCCCGAGTTCACACAAATGGAATTGTATGTGGCTTACAAGGATTATGAATGGATGATGAACCTGGTGGAAGAAATGATCGAACGCATTGCACTGAATCTGCACGGCAGTACCGAGGTGCAGGTTGGCGATCACAAAATTGATTTCAAACGTCCCTGGAAGCGCTTCACTATGTACGAAGCAATCCAGAATTTCACCGGCATTGATATCAGCAATCTGGACGAAGCCGAGCTCCGTAAAACCGCTGCAGAACTGAAAGTTCCGCTCACGCCTGCCATGGCCAAAGGCAAGATCATTGATGAAATTTTCGGTGAATTGTGCGAACCCAACCTGATTCAGCCCACTTTTATCACAGATTATCCGCTTGAAATGTCGCCGCTGGCCAAAAAACATGCAAGCAAGCCTGGCCTGGTTGAACGCTTTGAAATGATCGTTAATGGCAAGGAGTTGTGCAATGCATTCTCCGAACTCAACGATCCCATTGATCAGCGCGAAAGGTTCGAAGCACAGCTTGAACTTGGAAAGCGTGGCGATGACGAAAGCATGGTGTTGGATGAGGATTTCCTGCGTGCTTTGGAATATGGCATGCCACCAACCGCAGGCCTTGGCATTGGCATTGACCGCCTCACCATGATCATGACCAATTCACCATCTATACAAGATGTGATTTTCTTCCCGCAAATGCGACCCGAGAAGTAA